In the Bombus fervidus isolate BK054 chromosome 13, iyBomFerv1, whole genome shotgun sequence genome, CACCAACTGATGTGTTCATCGATTGTCCGTCCATCCTAGGAGAGCCTCCCATGCCAGGAAGTCCACCGCTCATGGTTGATGGCATACCGGTATGCGGGCCCATACTGTTCGGTACACAACCGTTCGGGAAGTACTGAAGATTTACAGACGGTGTGCCCATCTTTGATTCTAAATTAGACAAGGGATTCGTGAATCGTTGAAGGAAGTCCAAACTCGGTGGTCCTCTTGGCGTATGACCGACGTTGGGCCTTGCTGGTAGATATTGTATCGTGTTTGGAGCACTAGGTTTTACTTGAACATTCGCTCCGTTATAAGGACTAGGGCCAGTCACATGACCTGTCATTAATCTTGGCGGCGGTGCATGAGGATCGCCACCAGGATATGCGCCTGTCGCATTACCTGAATGGCTACTCATCATACCATGGCCCATGATAGGATGACCCATTTTACTAGGTACACCGGGACTTCCTGTGTGTGAAGTTGTCGGGCTATAACTCGTCGGTGGTCCTGCCAAACCCATACACATTCCTCCTACTTCGCCCGGTTCACTGGTCGGACCACCCATATGACAACTTCCATTCATTTCGCCACCCATTTGCATCATGTGCATACTGTGTGGATTCCCGAACTGCATCATCCCGGTGTTCCCGGAATGAATAGGTCCTTCATTACCTAATGAATTGCTAGCTGCCGTATTAGTAAGTTGTTGACTCATCTGAGCTAAGGAAGTTATGGGATCGAAGTGATTTGTACTCATTGCGGTTAAACTGCCGAGTCGCCCTCCGATATTGTTGGGATTAAGAGGCACATTGTCTGAAGGTTGACTCACGTTTACAGATGGTCTACCGCAAGGGAAGGAGGCGCTTGGACCTCCCAGAGAAGGTACCACCGTTGCGTTTCCAGAATTACTTGGATTTGTAAGACTTGGATTTGTagattgttgttgttgttgtggAGGAGGTTGTTGTGGTTGTTGTTGCGATTGTTGCTGtggttgctgttgttgttgctgctgttggGGCTGAGTTTGTTGTTGCTGAGTATCTTTCGTTGATGGCGGAGATGTGTCGGGTTTCGTAGTAGGTGACGCTGGTACTGTTCTTGGAGGACCCATACTATCTGGTATATTCGTGTTATGCGGTGCTGGACTACTCTGTGCACTTGCACTAGACTTATTTCCGGGTTTTCCAGGATCAACTGGAGTATGTGGAGCACCATTGCCTGGTGTGTGCGGAGTATGAGGAGTATGTGGACTGTGTAAAGAGCCTGTAAACCCACGATTCATGCTATCCATTTGAACTGGACTTGCACCTTCCGATCTAGCAGGAAACTGATTGCTGTTGTCCAAAGTTCCTGGCAAAATTCTGTTTGGTATCTCTGTATTGCTGGCCGTATTCCTGAAGACATAGAgcaagataaaattataaaccTACGTTAGAAAGGGAATTATACATCTATGAGGTATTGTTATACAAGTATACTTACGTAGATAAATTGCCATCCTTTAAACTCGTATTTGGCTGTTTCTGTATAGTCAGTTCCTGTCCCTCGAAGGTATTAAGATACTGAATTTGCTGAGGGCTCGGAACCGGCATCAGATTCGCTTCCTTAACACCCGCTGCGTTCACTGCCCCAGTGTGTTGCTGCTTTTGCTGAGCTAAGGATTGCAGCGTGCGGCAAAACATACCATCCACTatgttgtaacatataacacGATCAATTCACCGCGTAATGTTTTTAAGCAGtgaacttttaaaatattttacgtaataattataatgatcGTGGTTACTTAGTTGTTGCATTAAGATCCTTCGAATGCGATTCAatgtcaaatattatttaacatatcaaacaatattttaagagATAATATGATCGACTATTACAATAAagtaattattctattatttggTCTTACCATTTGGAGGCTGACTGGTGGAGAAATCTAAAGATGAATCTTTTTGAGCAGTTGTTCCACTAGGACTAAGCGTTGAGATGTGCGAATGAGAAACAGGCGTTCCCGGATTACTATGATTAAGTCTCGTTGTTGATACAGCCGTTGCATTTCCAACTGTCGGATTCGGGGAGTCTTGACTCGTCGGACTTTGTCCTGGTAGATGGTTGGTTCTCTGATTACCGATTTGAAATTGTCTATTGCAGTCTGCGGGTGAATTTAGAGCTGAACTTGCGCGAGGTGACGGTAGGGATAAATTGCTGGTTGGATTATTAGGTGAAGAAGGGTTTGGGCTTTGTATCGCAATTGGCACACTCGCAGATCGCGTTGTTTGATGATACGGCGGTGGTGGTCCTTGACTACGCGGGACCCCAACCATATTAGCACCTCGCAATGAGACTCCAGTTCCAGGACTTCCAACACTGGCCTgcaatatgaataaatattatattaaaacattatactaacattttttaattatattttctgtttcGCTAAATAATGATAGTTACCCTATAAtcattattctttaattattttccaaatataatctttaatcttttatattatattttaccttATTTTTTCCATCAAGAAACTGATGTTGCAATTTATGCCAATCCATAGTTGGAGGACATTGAGTTGGTACAACTGAAGGAACGTTCGTTGGAGGACACGTCGATACCGCTGTTCCTTGCGTCGTGTCTAGAGTATTAGCGGTTTCTTCCTTGTGCTCCGGAAATAACATCATTTGCATTTTCCTAATGGTTGCTAATTGAACTTCTCGATGTTGCCTTTGTTGTGGAGTTAAATTTTCGTCTGGAACTTTGACACCTTGCAGTGATGGC is a window encoding:
- the Lgs gene encoding BCL9 domain-containing protein legless isoform X1; this encodes MKTEKKPSEPSCVPTTVVKEEPDTDPVKIKEEGTGGNNDDTTGEDTTECSRDPCLDPSNGEGALSGENQNNSANQPILNSVKQEGDHNNPTDDIPDCSGNVITADGIQPLVSNVLGKQMGTSTGSGEAQYMQQQSQIFVFSTTLANKGADAVMQGQYPSIIAYHCAQPGTKKYLEKHPNKVNQFRQNPAQWLNNLAMMKQKGHQGGTNNTFQNEQPPDLPALDPNAPPFWNEQPNLRNLNGGNTLGNSEPSLDDANIDVPCLVPNSPGNSANPQPPNSTTMGHSPNLLGGTTSPGPGSLQPSLQGVKVPDENLTPQQRQHREVQLATIRKMQMMLFPEHKEETANTLDTTQGTAVSTCPPTNVPSVVPTQCPPTMDWHKLQHQFLDGKNKASVGSPGTGVSLRGANMVGVPRSQGPPPPYHQTTRSASVPIAIQSPNPSSPNNPTSNLSLPSPRASSALNSPADCNRQFQIGNQRTNHLPGQSPTSQDSPNPTVGNATAVSTTRLNHSNPGTPVSHSHISTLSPSGTTAQKDSSLDFSTSQPPNVDGMFCRTLQSLAQQKQQHTGAVNAAGVKEANLMPVPSPQQIQYLNTFEGQELTIQKQPNTSLKDGNLSTNTASNTEIPNRILPGTLDNSNQFPARSEGASPVQMDSMNRGFTGSLHSPHTPHTPHTPGNGAPHTPVDPGKPGNKSSASAQSSPAPHNTNIPDSMGPPRTVPASPTTKPDTSPPSTKDTQQQQTQPQQQQQQQQPQQQSQQQPQQPPPQQQQQSTNPSLTNPSNSGNATVVPSLGGPSASFPCGRPSVNVSQPSDNVPLNPNNIGGRLGSLTAMSTNHFDPITSLAQMSQQLTNTAASNSLGNEGPIHSGNTGMMQFGNPHSMHMMQMGGEMNGSCHMGGPTSEPGEVGGMCMGLAGPPTSYSPTTSHTGSPGVPSKMGHPIMGHGMMSSHSGNATGAYPGGDPHAPPPRLMTGHVTGPSPYNGANVQVKPSAPNTIQYLPARPNVGHTPRGPPSLDFLQRFTNPLSNLESKMGTPSVNLQYFPNGCVPNSMGPHTGMPSTMSGGLPGMGGSPRMDGQSMNTSVGVHPSMRPVGNMRPQPNLMRMQHMVGGGVFPGGSMDPDKVFPPDMVSQVPSQPNPGMYVSGSKGSPMGLGPPPDATQPLPPSMGGATSNFKNSPFVGSGPSMSDPNYAQQFHNFQQQLYATGTRGSGPPHPTLHPPPNSHSHQQFFMPK
- the Lgs gene encoding BCL9 domain-containing protein legless isoform X2; translated protein: MKTEKKPSEPSCVPTTVVKEEPDTDPVKIKEEGTGGNNDDTTGEDTTECSRDPCLDPSNGEGALSGENQNNSANQPILNSVKQEGDHNNPTDDIPDCSGNVITADGIQPLVSNVLGKQMGTSTGSGEAQYMQQQSQIFVFSTTLANKGADAVMQGQYPSIIAYHCAQPGTKKYLEKHPNKVNQFRQNPAQWLNNLAMMKQKGHQGGTNNTFQNEQPPDLPALDPNAPPFWNEQPNLRNLNGGNTLGNSEPSLDDANIDVPCLVPNSPGNSANPQPPNSTTMGHSPNLLGGTTSPGPGSLQPSLQGVKVPDENLTPQQRQHREVQLATIRKMQMMLFPEHKEETANTLDTTQGTAVSTCPPTNVPSVVPTQCPPTMDWHKLQHQFLDGKNKASVGSPGTGVSLRGANMVGVPRSQGPPPPYHQTTRSASVPIAIQSPNPSSPNNPTSNLSLPSPRASSALNSPADCNRQFQIGNQRTNHLPGQSPTSQDSPNPTVGNATAVSTTRLNHSNPGTPVSHSHISTLSPSGTTAQKDSSLDFSTSQPPNAQQKQQHTGAVNAAGVKEANLMPVPSPQQIQYLNTFEGQELTIQKQPNTSLKDGNLSTNTASNTEIPNRILPGTLDNSNQFPARSEGASPVQMDSMNRGFTGSLHSPHTPHTPHTPGNGAPHTPVDPGKPGNKSSASAQSSPAPHNTNIPDSMGPPRTVPASPTTKPDTSPPSTKDTQQQQTQPQQQQQQQQPQQQSQQQPQQPPPQQQQQSTNPSLTNPSNSGNATVVPSLGGPSASFPCGRPSVNVSQPSDNVPLNPNNIGGRLGSLTAMSTNHFDPITSLAQMSQQLTNTAASNSLGNEGPIHSGNTGMMQFGNPHSMHMMQMGGEMNGSCHMGGPTSEPGEVGGMCMGLAGPPTSYSPTTSHTGSPGVPSKMGHPIMGHGMMSSHSGNATGAYPGGDPHAPPPRLMTGHVTGPSPYNGANVQVKPSAPNTIQYLPARPNVGHTPRGPPSLDFLQRFTNPLSNLESKMGTPSVNLQYFPNGCVPNSMGPHTGMPSTMSGGLPGMGGSPRMDGQSMNTSVGVHPSMRPVGNMRPQPNLMRMQHMVGGGVFPGGSMDPDKVFPPDMVSQVPSQPNPGMYVSGSKGSPMGLGPPPDATQPLPPSMGGATSNFKNSPFVGSGPSMSDPNYAQQFHNFQQQLYATGTRGSGPPHPTLHPPPNSHSHQQFFMPK